One genomic segment of Luteimonas galliterrae includes these proteins:
- the dcd gene encoding dCTP deaminase gives MSIKSDRWIRRMVEQQQMIEPFEPGQVKHAADGHRIVSYGTSSYGYDVRCSREFKVFTNINSTIVDPKHFDSGSFVDIESDVCIIPPNSFALARTVEYFRIPRDTLVVCLGKSTYARCGIIVNVTPLEPEWEGHVTLEFSNTTPLPARIYANEGVAQMLFFQSDEVCETSYKDRGGKYQGQTGVTLPRT, from the coding sequence ATGAGCATCAAGAGCGACCGCTGGATACGGCGGATGGTGGAACAGCAGCAGATGATCGAGCCGTTCGAGCCCGGCCAGGTCAAGCATGCCGCCGACGGTCACCGCATCGTCAGCTACGGCACCTCCAGCTACGGCTACGACGTGCGCTGCTCGCGCGAATTCAAGGTGTTCACCAACATCAACTCGACCATCGTCGACCCCAAGCATTTCGATTCGGGCAGTTTCGTCGACATCGAATCGGACGTCTGCATCATCCCGCCGAACTCGTTCGCGCTGGCGCGCACGGTCGAGTATTTCCGCATCCCGCGCGACACGCTGGTGGTGTGCCTGGGCAAGAGCACGTACGCGCGCTGCGGCATCATCGTCAACGTGACGCCGCTGGAGCCGGAATGGGAGGGCCACGTCACCCTGGAATTCAGCAATACCACGCCGCTGCCGGCGCGGATCTACGCCAACGAGGGCGTGGCGCAGATGCTGTTTTTCCAGTCGGATGAAGTCTGCGAGACTTCGTACAAGGACCGTGGCGGGAAGTACCAGGGACAGACCGGCGTTACGCTGCCGCGTACCTGA
- a CDS encoding helicase HerA-like domain-containing protein translates to MDSILVGKAVTTPTSGQVFLLPKYGNRHGLVAGATGTGKTVTLMTLAEGFSRLGVPVFLADVKGDVAGLAVPGALNDKLQSRLGEIGLTGYAPEGSPTVFWDLFGKLGHPVRTTVSEMGPTLLARILELNDTQSGVLDIVFKLADDRGLLLLDLTDLRALLGLVADERKDISTSYGLVSTQSVGAIQRSLLRLEQEGGDVFFGEPALELADLMRTTTDGRGVVNILAADQLILKPRLYSSFLLWLMSELFENLPEVGDLDKPKLVFVFDEAHLLFDDAPPALQQRVEQVVRLIRSKGVGVYFCSQFPDDVPDNILGQLGNRVQHALRAFTPRDQKAVRTAAETFVPNPNLDVAEAISKLGTGEALVSTLQDKGVPMPVERTLIAPPRCRMGAITEAERAQVRAGSPVGHKYDNRVDRESASEMLAKKVDNAAEKAQAPPARTREQDEAESGGFGQSVKDAVFGTKRRQGMVETMAKQTARTVGSQIGRQILRGVLGGIFGGRR, encoded by the coding sequence ATGGACTCCATCCTCGTAGGCAAGGCCGTCACCACCCCCACCAGCGGCCAAGTGTTCCTGCTGCCCAAATACGGCAACCGCCACGGCCTGGTGGCGGGCGCCACCGGCACCGGCAAGACCGTCACGCTGATGACCCTGGCCGAAGGTTTCTCGCGGCTGGGCGTACCGGTCTTCCTGGCCGACGTGAAAGGCGACGTCGCCGGCCTGGCCGTTCCAGGCGCGCTCAACGACAAGCTGCAATCGCGCCTGGGCGAAATCGGCCTGACGGGATATGCGCCGGAAGGCAGCCCGACCGTGTTCTGGGACCTGTTCGGCAAGCTCGGCCACCCGGTGCGCACCACGGTCAGCGAGATGGGCCCGACCCTGCTCGCGCGCATCCTGGAGCTGAACGACACCCAGAGCGGCGTGCTCGACATCGTCTTCAAGCTGGCCGACGACCGCGGCCTGCTGTTGCTGGACCTGACCGACCTGCGCGCCCTGCTCGGCCTGGTCGCGGACGAGCGCAAGGACATCTCGACTTCGTACGGCCTGGTCAGCACGCAGTCGGTCGGCGCGATCCAGCGCTCGCTGCTGCGGCTGGAGCAGGAAGGCGGCGACGTGTTCTTCGGCGAACCGGCGCTGGAACTGGCCGACCTGATGCGCACCACCACCGATGGCCGCGGCGTGGTCAACATCCTGGCCGCGGACCAGCTGATCCTGAAGCCGCGGCTGTATTCGAGCTTTCTGCTGTGGCTGATGTCGGAACTGTTCGAGAATCTGCCCGAAGTCGGCGACCTCGACAAGCCCAAGCTCGTCTTCGTGTTCGATGAAGCGCATCTGCTGTTCGACGATGCCCCGCCCGCGCTGCAGCAGCGCGTCGAACAAGTGGTGCGCCTGATCCGCTCGAAGGGCGTCGGCGTGTATTTCTGTTCGCAGTTCCCCGACGACGTGCCCGACAACATCCTCGGCCAGCTCGGCAACCGCGTGCAGCACGCGCTGCGCGCATTCACGCCGCGCGACCAGAAGGCGGTGCGCACGGCGGCCGAGACTTTCGTGCCCAATCCGAACCTGGACGTGGCCGAGGCGATCTCCAAGCTCGGCACCGGCGAAGCGCTGGTGTCCACGCTGCAGGACAAGGGCGTGCCGATGCCGGTGGAACGCACCCTGATCGCGCCGCCGCGCTGCCGCATGGGCGCGATCACCGAGGCCGAACGCGCGCAGGTGCGCGCGGGCAGTCCGGTCGGGCACAAGTACGACAACCGCGTCGATCGCGAATCGGCCTCCGAAATGCTGGCCAAAAAAGTCGACAACGCCGCGGAAAAGGCCCAGGCGCCGCCGGCGCGCACGCGCGAGCAGGACGAGGCCGAATCGGGCGGCTTCGGCCAGTCGGTGAAAGACGCCGTATTCGGCACCAAACGCCGTCAAGGCATGGTCGAAACGATGGCCAAGCAGACGGCGCGCACGGTCGGCAGCCAGATCGGCCGGCAGATCCTGCGCGGCGTGCTCGGCGGCATCTTCGGCGGCCGGCGCTGA
- a CDS encoding copper resistance protein NlpE produces MKQTWIITGIALTALALPGCKKEAAPEAAAPAAPAAEAAAPADPALAAAAAPTDFDMRSFAGSFSGTLPCADCAGTDTRIALAGDGTYTIDETYQGKATAPARSDGHWTAEDNGHRLRLDPNSKSDADRLFEIVGKDEIRLMDKDGNAMQGAQNFSLKRVAAQ; encoded by the coding sequence ATGAAACAGACCTGGATCATTACGGGCATCGCCTTGACCGCCCTGGCTTTGCCCGGTTGCAAGAAAGAGGCTGCGCCGGAAGCCGCCGCACCGGCCGCGCCGGCAGCCGAAGCCGCAGCGCCGGCCGACCCCGCGCTCGCGGCCGCGGCCGCACCGACCGATTTCGACATGCGCAGCTTCGCCGGCAGCTTCAGCGGCACCCTGCCCTGCGCGGATTGCGCGGGCACCGATACGCGGATCGCGCTGGCCGGAGACGGCACCTACACGATCGACGAAACATACCAGGGCAAAGCCACCGCACCGGCCAGGAGCGACGGCCACTGGACCGCGGAAGACAACGGTCACCGCCTGCGCCTGGATCCGAACAGCAAGAGCGACGCGGACCGCCTGTTCGAGATCGTCGGCAAGGACGAGATCCGGCTGATGGACAAGGACGGCAACGCCATGCAAGGCGCGCAGAACTTCAGCCTGAAGCGCGTCGCCGCGCAATAA
- a CDS encoding low affinity iron permease family protein, whose amino-acid sequence MADNKPGWFTRMAKAASRFTGRPLCFMLALGVVLAWVISGPIFGFSDTWQLVINTGTTIVTFLMVFLIQNTQNRDTQALQIKLDELIRSTQGAHNALLDLEELEEDELEKFRGRYEALAEKARNCAPEDDDDAGTPEVRVDQPKPGP is encoded by the coding sequence ATGGCAGACAACAAACCCGGCTGGTTCACCCGCATGGCCAAGGCCGCCTCGCGCTTCACCGGGCGGCCGCTGTGCTTCATGCTGGCTCTGGGCGTGGTGCTGGCCTGGGTGATCAGCGGGCCTATTTTCGGCTTCAGCGACACCTGGCAACTGGTGATCAACACCGGCACCACCATCGTCACTTTCCTGATGGTGTTCCTGATCCAGAACACGCAGAACCGCGACACCCAGGCCTTGCAGATCAAGCTGGACGAACTGATCCGTTCCACTCAGGGCGCTCACAATGCCCTGCTGGACCTGGAAGAGTTGGAAGAAGACGAACTGGAAAAGTTCCGCGGCCGCTACGAAGCCTTGGCCGAGAAGGCGCGCAACTGCGCCCCGGAAGACGACGACGATGCCGGCACGCCGGAGGTGCGCGTCGATCAACCCAAGCCGGGGCCGTAG
- a CDS encoding transglycosylase SLT domain-containing protein — MPSFALAFRFAPLAAALALVLISPDAAAASKREQAVAALNARMTAAEKRYRDALVKIGNNDPVGVAESNAALEDMEDAVDACSQQKGCEVTNMVTVYKRLLKTSADAQGQIPDEADDPSDLDPDHAGDIAFSNDVPEAAKAASLLDDKRHRFDKMVQYNPAVQAGIRRWLTDMRPSLMDSYENYQYMRQLMSPSFERAGLPEALLFGIMAKESNGKVHVTSRAGAAGPMQFMYATGLRFGLGQDGTGFDTRYDPHAVADASAAYLNERMGELNRSIEMALAAYNGGEGRALRIYNASEGRGFWDADVYNQFPAETRDYVPMVIAAAWLFLHPKKYGITFPRVESKYAPLRLAKPTSIYELTICLGSGGTRDGFMRALRNLNPRYQPDSYLPAGASLNATAQIVGLYNRHCVQGARAELAKQLVLSDPNSAIVRTGPVETLPPSGGIAPAPLGATPSVAAASKPKNPGKHKVAKNETLVSIAQRYQCDTKSLAKANGLKAPRYALRSGQTLKLQGCRE; from the coding sequence ATGCCTTCCTTTGCCCTTGCTTTCCGATTCGCTCCGCTTGCCGCCGCCTTGGCGTTGGTGCTGATTTCTCCGGATGCCGCTGCCGCCTCAAAACGCGAGCAGGCCGTCGCCGCGCTCAACGCGCGCATGACCGCGGCTGAAAAGCGCTATCGCGATGCGCTGGTGAAGATCGGCAACAACGACCCGGTCGGCGTCGCGGAGAGCAATGCCGCGCTGGAGGACATGGAAGACGCGGTCGATGCTTGCAGCCAGCAGAAAGGCTGCGAAGTCACCAACATGGTCACGGTCTACAAACGCCTGTTGAAGACTAGTGCGGATGCGCAGGGGCAGATTCCCGACGAGGCGGACGATCCTTCCGACCTGGATCCGGACCACGCCGGCGACATCGCCTTCAGCAACGACGTGCCCGAAGCGGCGAAAGCCGCCAGCCTGCTCGACGACAAGCGCCATCGCTTCGACAAGATGGTGCAGTACAACCCGGCGGTGCAGGCCGGCATCCGCCGCTGGCTGACCGACATGCGCCCCTCATTGATGGACAGCTACGAAAACTACCAATACATGCGCCAGCTGATGTCGCCGTCGTTCGAGCGCGCCGGCCTGCCCGAAGCCCTGCTGTTCGGCATCATGGCCAAGGAATCCAACGGCAAGGTGCACGTCACCTCGCGCGCGGGAGCGGCCGGGCCGATGCAGTTCATGTACGCCACCGGCCTGCGCTTCGGCCTGGGCCAGGACGGCACAGGCTTCGATACGCGCTACGACCCGCATGCGGTGGCCGACGCCAGCGCGGCTTACCTCAACGAACGCATGGGCGAGCTCAACCGCAGCATCGAAATGGCGCTGGCCGCCTACAACGGCGGCGAAGGCCGTGCGCTGCGGATCTATAACGCCAGCGAAGGCCGCGGCTTCTGGGATGCCGACGTCTACAACCAGTTCCCGGCGGAAACGCGCGACTACGTGCCGATGGTGATCGCCGCGGCATGGCTGTTCCTGCATCCGAAGAAGTACGGCATCACCTTTCCGCGCGTCGAATCCAAGTACGCGCCGTTGCGCCTGGCCAAACCGACCTCGATCTACGAACTCACCATCTGCCTGGGCAGCGGCGGCACCCGCGACGGTTTCATGCGCGCGTTGCGCAATCTCAATCCGCGCTATCAGCCCGACAGCTACCTGCCTGCCGGCGCCAGTCTCAATGCCACCGCGCAGATCGTGGGCCTGTACAACCGGCATTGTGTGCAGGGCGCGCGCGCAGAGCTGGCCAAGCAGCTGGTCCTGAGCGATCCGAATTCGGCGATCGTGCGCACCGGGCCGGTGGAAACCTTGCCGCCGTCGGGCGGCATCGCACCCGCGCCGCTGGGCGCCACGCCGTCCGTCGCGGCCGCGTCCAAGCCGAAGAATCCGGGAAAGCACAAGGTCGCCAAGAACGAGACGCTGGTGTCGATCGCGCAGAGGTACCAGTGCGATACCAAGTCGCTGGCCAAGGCCAATGGCCTGAAGGCGCCGCGCTATGCTTTGCGCTCCGGGCAGACGCTCAAGCTGCAAGGCTGCCGCGAATGA
- the apbC gene encoding iron-sulfur cluster carrier protein ApbC gives MQQNPQKPRIHAHAVQPNVSPSPRIRNVIAVASGKGGVGKSTTAVNLALALQLEGARVGILDADIYGPSVPAMLGLSGRPDSPDGKSIEPMRAHGIEAMSIGVLVDQDTPMIWRGPMATSALSQLFGETLWGDLDYLIVDLPPGTGDIQLTLSQKIPVAGAVIVTTPQDIATLDAKKALKMFEKVQVPVLGLIENMAVHVCSNCGHAEHIFGSGGGEKMAAQYGVPLLGSLPLEIAIREQGDAGVPIVVSAPESTAAQAYRQTARRLAEALAARPRATMGISASLL, from the coding sequence ATGCAGCAAAATCCTCAGAAGCCCCGCATCCATGCGCATGCGGTGCAGCCCAACGTGTCGCCGTCGCCGCGGATTCGCAACGTGATAGCGGTGGCCTCGGGCAAGGGCGGCGTCGGCAAATCGACCACCGCCGTGAACCTGGCCCTGGCCCTGCAGTTGGAAGGCGCCCGGGTCGGCATCCTCGACGCCGACATCTACGGTCCGAGCGTGCCGGCCATGCTCGGCCTGTCCGGCCGGCCCGACAGTCCCGACGGCAAGTCGATCGAACCGATGCGTGCGCACGGCATCGAGGCCATGTCGATCGGCGTCCTGGTCGACCAGGACACGCCGATGATCTGGCGCGGTCCGATGGCCACGTCGGCCCTGTCCCAGCTGTTCGGCGAGACGCTGTGGGGCGACCTGGACTACCTGATCGTCGATCTGCCGCCGGGCACCGGCGACATCCAGCTGACCCTGTCGCAGAAGATTCCGGTGGCCGGCGCGGTGATCGTGACCACGCCGCAGGACATCGCCACTCTGGACGCCAAGAAGGCGCTGAAGATGTTCGAGAAAGTCCAGGTGCCGGTGCTGGGGCTGATCGAGAACATGGCCGTGCATGTGTGTTCGAACTGCGGCCATGCCGAGCACATCTTCGGCTCCGGCGGCGGCGAGAAGATGGCCGCGCAATACGGCGTGCCGCTGTTGGGCTCGCTGCCGTTGGAGATCGCGATACGCGAGCAGGGCGATGCGGGTGTGCCGATCGTGGTGTCGGCCCCCGAATCGACCGCTGCCCAGGCCTACCGCCAGACCGCGCGCCGCCTGGCCGAGGCGCTTGCGGCCAGGCCGCGGGCGACGATGGGCATCTCCGCGTCGCTGCTTTAA
- a CDS encoding cytochrome b/b6 domain-containing protein codes for MSSEPMPQSSAAGAWRTILRHRWPLRWMHWINLFCMLALVGSGLQIFNAHPALYWGEDSHFATPLFATQAMQRGGSGELYGVTRIGAVRIETTGVLGVSENQQGKLSAKGFPDWSTIPGSRNLALGRRWHFFFAWLWAINGACYLAWSLASRHLSRDLAMRRRDWREIPRSIADHLRFRHPAGDEAARYNPLQKLAYLGVVFVLAPVAILTGLSMSPQMDTLLGGLVDLIGGRQAARTIHFVAMSLFVLFALVHVLMVFYAGPINEMRSMITGRFRVRYPAPSETKENGHE; via the coding sequence ATGTCGTCCGAACCAATGCCGCAATCGTCCGCCGCGGGCGCCTGGCGCACTATCCTGCGCCATCGCTGGCCATTGCGCTGGATGCACTGGATCAACCTGTTCTGCATGCTCGCTTTGGTCGGCAGCGGATTGCAGATCTTCAACGCCCATCCGGCGTTGTACTGGGGCGAGGATTCGCACTTCGCCACGCCCTTGTTCGCGACCCAGGCCATGCAGCGCGGCGGCAGCGGAGAACTCTACGGCGTCACCCGAATAGGCGCAGTCCGGATCGAAACCACCGGTGTGCTGGGCGTGTCGGAGAACCAGCAAGGGAAACTCTCGGCGAAAGGCTTTCCGGACTGGAGCACCATCCCCGGTTCGCGCAATCTGGCGCTGGGGCGGCGTTGGCACTTCTTCTTCGCTTGGCTGTGGGCGATCAATGGCGCCTGCTATCTGGCCTGGTCGCTCGCCAGCCGTCATCTGAGCCGCGACCTGGCGATGCGAAGGCGCGACTGGCGCGAGATCCCGCGCTCGATCGCCGACCATCTGCGCTTCCGTCATCCGGCCGGCGACGAGGCCGCGCGCTACAACCCGCTGCAGAAATTGGCGTATCTGGGCGTGGTTTTCGTGCTCGCGCCGGTGGCGATATTGACCGGCCTGTCGATGTCGCCGCAGATGGACACGCTGCTCGGCGGTTTGGTCGACTTGATCGGCGGCCGCCAGGCGGCGCGCACGATCCACTTCGTCGCGATGTCGCTGTTCGTGCTGTTCGCGTTGGTGCACGTGCTGATGGTGTTCTATGCCGGGCCGATCAACGAGATGCGTTCGATGATCACCGGCCGGTTCAGGGTGCGCTATCCGGCGCCGTCGGAAACCAAGGAGAACGGCCATGAATGA
- a CDS encoding HIT domain-containing protein: MKERWHLHPQLADDTHPLAQFALCELRLMDDANYPWLVLVPRVADAVELIDLDAAQRHALTDEIDRASRALRELFRPHKLNVAALGNLVPQLHVHVIARYEHDHAWPKPVWGMAAALPYSEEALIQRIAQLQAALNAATAA, from the coding sequence GTGAAAGAACGCTGGCACCTGCATCCGCAACTGGCGGACGACACACATCCGCTGGCCCAGTTCGCGCTCTGCGAACTGCGGCTGATGGACGACGCCAACTATCCCTGGCTGGTGCTGGTACCGCGCGTGGCCGATGCGGTCGAACTGATCGACCTGGACGCGGCGCAGCGCCATGCCCTCACCGATGAAATCGACCGCGCCAGCCGCGCGCTGCGCGAGTTGTTCCGTCCGCACAAGCTCAACGTGGCCGCGTTGGGCAATCTGGTGCCGCAGCTGCACGTGCATGTGATCGCACGGTACGAGCACGATCACGCCTGGCCGAAGCCGGTCTGGGGTATGGCCGCAGCGCTGCCCTATAGCGAAGAAGCGCTGATCCAGCGGATCGCGCAGTTGCAAGCCGCTTTGAATGCGGCGACGGCCGCTTAG
- the greB gene encoding transcription elongation factor GreB translates to MGRWRPPAEKSTALITREGHARLKTELDELWRVKRPEVVKALAAAAAEGDRSENAEYTYRKKQLGEIDRRVRYLSKRLEVLRVVDAAPSDPEAVFFGAWVELENVADGETVRYRIVGPDETDAKRGFISIDSPLARAMLKKRADDEFDAVLPGGAIRYAIVGIRYGPGLG, encoded by the coding sequence ATGGGCCGCTGGCGGCCGCCTGCCGAAAAAAGTACGGCGCTGATCACGCGCGAAGGCCACGCTCGGCTCAAGACCGAGCTGGACGAGCTGTGGCGCGTGAAACGTCCCGAAGTGGTCAAAGCCCTCGCCGCAGCCGCGGCCGAGGGCGACCGGTCCGAGAATGCGGAATACACCTATCGCAAGAAGCAACTCGGCGAGATCGACCGCCGCGTGCGCTACCTGTCCAAGCGGCTGGAAGTGCTGCGCGTGGTCGATGCCGCGCCTTCCGACCCGGAAGCGGTGTTTTTCGGCGCATGGGTGGAACTGGAGAACGTCGCCGACGGCGAAACGGTGCGCTACCGCATCGTCGGGCCCGACGAGACCGACGCCAAGCGGGGCTTCATCAGCATCGACTCGCCCTTGGCGCGGGCGATGCTGAAAAAGCGCGCCGACGACGAATTCGATGCCGTGTTGCCCGGCGGCGCGATCCGCTACGCCATCGTCGGCATCCGCTACGGCCCCGGCTTGGGTTGA
- a CDS encoding dienelactone hydrolase family protein — protein MGQDIAFETAHGTVHGWRADPQGEPRGALVVVQEIFGVNAHMRSVADRLAAAGYVALAPAFFDPVEASVELGYDQDGFAKGRELVNALGLDRAVDIAAAAADLLKREGLAVGAVGYCWGGTVAYLANTRLGLPAVSYYGARTAALLDETLRAPMMFHFGEKDGSITAEDVAKHREKQPQAEVYVYPAGHAFNRDVDTHAHHPESAALALERTLAFFARNLS, from the coding sequence ATGGGCCAGGACATCGCCTTCGAGACCGCGCACGGCACCGTCCACGGCTGGCGCGCGGATCCGCAAGGCGAGCCGCGCGGCGCGCTGGTGGTGGTCCAGGAGATTTTCGGCGTCAACGCGCACATGCGCAGCGTCGCAGACCGTTTGGCGGCAGCCGGTTACGTCGCCTTGGCGCCCGCCTTCTTCGATCCGGTCGAGGCCAGCGTCGAACTGGGCTACGACCAGGATGGCTTCGCCAAAGGCCGCGAATTGGTCAATGCGCTGGGCCTGGACCGTGCAGTCGACATCGCGGCCGCGGCGGCGGATTTGCTCAAGCGCGAAGGCCTCGCCGTCGGCGCGGTGGGCTATTGCTGGGGCGGGACGGTCGCCTATCTCGCCAACACCCGGCTCGGCCTGCCCGCGGTCAGCTATTACGGCGCGCGCACCGCGGCCTTGCTCGACGAGACGCTGCGCGCGCCGATGATGTTCCACTTCGGCGAGAAAGACGGCTCCATCACGGCCGAAGACGTCGCCAAACACCGCGAAAAGCAACCGCAAGCGGAAGTGTACGTCTACCCGGCCGGCCACGCCTTCAACCGCGACGTCGATACGCACGCCCATCACCCCGAGAGCGCGGCGCTGGCGCTCGAACGCACCCTCGCCTTCTTCGCCCGGAACCTGTCGTGA
- the rimO gene encoding 30S ribosomal protein S12 methylthiotransferase RimO, with protein sequence MSLANPKVGFVSLGCPKALVDSERILTQLRVEGYDIVQTYDDADVVVVNTCGFIDSAVTESLDAIGEALAENGKVIVTGCLGKRPEQIRKAHPDVLSISGPQDYGTVMEAVHKALPPKHDPFLHLVPDTGIKLTPKHYAYLKISEGCNHRCSFCIIPSMRGDLVSRPVDDVLREAEKLVRGGVQELLVISQDTSAYGVDVKYAEREWRGKAYQTRMKALCEGLSELGAWTRLHYVYPYPHVDDIIPLMADGKLLPYLDIPFQHASPRVLKLMKRPGAVDKTLERIQRWRAICPEITIRSTFIVGFPGETEEEFEELLDFLDEAQLDRVGAFAYSPVEGAKANDLPDPLPEEVKQERLARFMERQAEISTAKLEAKVGTVQQCLVDAIDGDLAIARSKADAPEIDGLVQIQNGREAGLRAGDFASVQIMGSDEHDLYGEVA encoded by the coding sequence ATGTCATTAGCCAATCCCAAGGTCGGTTTCGTCAGCCTCGGCTGCCCCAAGGCGCTGGTCGATTCCGAGCGCATCCTCACCCAGTTGCGGGTCGAGGGTTACGACATCGTCCAGACGTACGACGATGCCGACGTGGTGGTCGTCAACACCTGCGGCTTCATCGATTCGGCCGTGACCGAGTCGCTCGATGCGATCGGCGAAGCGCTGGCCGAGAACGGCAAGGTCATCGTCACCGGCTGCCTGGGCAAGCGCCCGGAACAGATCCGCAAGGCGCATCCGGACGTGCTGTCGATCAGCGGCCCGCAGGATTACGGCACGGTGATGGAAGCCGTGCACAAAGCGTTGCCGCCCAAGCACGACCCGTTCCTGCATCTGGTGCCCGATACTGGCATCAAGCTGACGCCGAAGCACTACGCCTACCTGAAGATTTCCGAAGGCTGCAACCACCGCTGCAGCTTCTGCATCATCCCGTCGATGCGCGGCGATTTGGTCTCGCGCCCCGTCGACGACGTATTGCGCGAGGCCGAAAAGCTCGTGCGCGGCGGCGTGCAGGAATTGCTGGTGATTTCGCAGGACACGTCGGCTTACGGCGTGGATGTTAAATACGCCGAGCGCGAATGGCGCGGCAAGGCTTACCAGACCCGGATGAAGGCGCTGTGCGAAGGCCTGTCCGAACTCGGCGCGTGGACGCGGCTGCATTACGTGTATCCGTATCCGCACGTCGACGACATCATTCCGTTGATGGCCGACGGCAAGCTGCTGCCGTATCTCGACATACCGTTCCAGCACGCCAGCCCGCGCGTGCTGAAGCTGATGAAGCGTCCGGGCGCGGTCGACAAGACCTTGGAGCGGATCCAGCGCTGGCGCGCGATCTGTCCCGAAATCACCATCCGCAGCACCTTCATCGTCGGATTCCCGGGCGAGACCGAAGAAGAGTTCGAAGAACTGCTCGATTTCCTGGACGAAGCGCAACTGGATCGCGTCGGCGCATTCGCCTATTCGCCGGTCGAAGGCGCCAAGGCCAACGATCTGCCCGATCCTCTTCCCGAAGAGGTCAAGCAGGAGCGCCTGGCCCGTTTCATGGAGCGGCAGGCCGAGATTTCCACCGCCAAGCTCGAAGCCAAGGTCGGCACGGTGCAGCAATGCCTGGTCGATGCCATCGACGGCGATCTGGCGATCGCGCGCTCCAAGGCCGATGCGCCCGAGATCGACGGCCTGGTGCAGATCCAGAACGGCCGCGAGGCTGGCCTGAGAGCGGGCGATTTTGCGTCTGTGCAGATCATGGGCAGCGACGAGCACGACTTGTACGGCGAGGTTGCCTGA
- a CDS encoding DUF2147 domain-containing protein — MRIKLLALVLAMLPVAAFAQNTPVGRWKTIDDETGKVKSIVEISQASNGTLSGKVVEVLSSDRGPNPICDKCSGANKDKPVKGMTILWGLKKDGEGWSGGTVLDPAKGKTYKSKLKMIDGGAKLGMSGCVAFICREQVWVRE; from the coding sequence ATGCGTATCAAACTGCTCGCTTTGGTATTGGCGATGTTGCCGGTCGCGGCTTTCGCACAGAACACGCCCGTCGGCCGCTGGAAGACGATCGACGACGAGACCGGCAAGGTGAAATCGATCGTCGAGATCAGCCAGGCCAGCAACGGCACCTTGTCCGGCAAGGTTGTGGAGGTGTTGTCGTCCGATCGCGGCCCCAATCCCATCTGCGACAAGTGCTCCGGCGCCAACAAGGACAAGCCGGTCAAGGGCATGACCATCCTCTGGGGCCTGAAGAAGGACGGCGAAGGCTGGAGCGGCGGTACCGTGCTCGATCCGGCCAAGGGCAAGACCTACAAGTCCAAGCTGAAGATGATCGACGGCGGCGCCAAGCTCGGCATGTCCGGTTGCGTGGCCTTCATTTGCCGCGAGCAGGTGTGGGTGCGCGAATAA
- a CDS encoding molybdopterin-dependent oxidoreductase: MNEPMRPSRRRLLRGALAGAGVGLLSGCDALSRMPGFIDALELAEPLNQRLQRLLTGDRLAREFPASMISPVFRPNGSTDPQTPEYLALKASGFGDYRLLLRGRVEKPLEFSLEAIRAMPSRTQITRHDCVEGWSVIGKWAGVPLGALLEMARVKPGARYVVFHCFDDYGKDGSRYYESIDLLDAYHPQTLVAHSLNDAPVPVANGAPLRMRIERKLGYKQPKYLRMIEVVDSYAHLQGGKGGFWEDRDYDWYGGI, from the coding sequence ATGAATGAGCCGATGCGTCCTTCGCGGCGCCGCTTGCTGCGCGGCGCGCTCGCCGGCGCCGGCGTCGGCCTGCTCTCCGGTTGCGATGCCTTGTCGCGCATGCCGGGCTTCATCGATGCGCTGGAGCTGGCGGAGCCGTTGAACCAGCGCCTGCAGCGCCTTCTCACCGGCGACAGGCTGGCGCGCGAATTTCCGGCGTCGATGATCTCGCCGGTCTTCCGCCCCAACGGCTCCACCGATCCGCAGACGCCCGAATATCTGGCGCTGAAGGCGAGCGGATTCGGCGACTACCGGCTGCTGCTGCGCGGCAGGGTGGAGAAGCCGCTGGAGTTTTCGCTGGAGGCGATCCGGGCCATGCCGTCGCGCACCCAGATCACGCGCCACGACTGCGTCGAGGGTTGGAGCGTGATCGGCAAGTGGGCCGGCGTGCCGCTGGGCGCCTTGTTGGAGATGGCTCGGGTAAAGCCCGGCGCGCGCTACGTGGTGTTCCATTGCTTCGACGATTACGGCAAGGACGGCAGCCGCTACTACGAAAGCATCGATTTGCTGGACGCCTATCATCCGCAGACCTTGGTCGCGCATTCGCTGAACGATGCGCCGGTACCGGTCGCCAACGGCGCGCCGCTGCGGATGCGGATCGAACGCAAGCTCGGCTACAAGCAGCCCAAATACCTGCGCATGATCGAAGTGGTCGATAGCTACGCGCACCTGCAGGGCGGCAAGGGCGGTTTCTGGGAGGATCGCGACTACGACTGGTACGGCGGCATTTAG